The genomic window TTATAGACGGTATTATCATACACGAAAATGTCTTCTACTTACTTCTGTTATTTGAACCCCATGCAAACCATCAATCATAAACCTGAATCTAAAAAGAATTTCATACTAGAGGTTGTAATGGTCAATGGAGTGTGAAAACTCTATATAACTATGCAGGCTGATCTTTCTGCTGCTTCATCAAGTATTCCAAGTTTTCCAAAAGCAACATGGGCCTCAAATGTTTCCATGAAACATCGGATTTTACATTCAACTGCACAGATAGAAAATATAATCACTAGTGATGAAGATCAGAGTATGTGGGAAGCATCTAGACAAGCTCTTTCTGCATTTAACTTCAGCGATGAAGAGAAGGACAAGATACTTGGAAAAGCATTTGGCCTTGTTCATTCGCCTTATTGGGGAGAGGAACGTAAGACTGAAGTTCCCAAATATGAGACAGTAAATGCTGTATTAGACTACCTGAGGAGCTTAAATCTTTCTGAGGATGACATGTTCAAGTTGCTCAAAAAGTTTCCGGAGGTTCTTGGATGCAAGTTGGAGGAAGAATTGAAAGCTAATATAAAGATCCTGGACGAACAGTGGGGTATTAAAGGAAAATCTCTCAGGAACCTCCTCCTTCGAAATCCGAAGGTTTTGGGTTATAATGTTGATTGTAAAGGAGACTGCATGGCACAATGCACTAGATGCTGGGTTCGTTTCTAGGCAATTCGACAAGCTGTATCAGTCTTTATGATTAAATAGAAGGCATAGAGTCATATGTAAAGAAAGGttctcactttttttttcctGGTTACCTTTTCAAAAGAAGTAATTGATTTCGAAGTTGAAGAGGTAGACTCAGAAATTATGATTTTTATTCAGACACTATTGTAAAGAATATCTTGTTTTCATAATCTGTTTTTATGGTTACATTTGTTAAAAACTTAGGATGTTAACATAAGCACACCTATAATGAAATCTCCCCTTCCTCAATCCATTCACTATGTCAAATAAGATTTGCTAAATTCCATGTCTTAGAAACTATCAAGATGTGGCTTAAGCTTTTCTTGGATTTtgtagttttaacttttaattgcATACATATAATTCTTTGTTATGGATGGAGTTTGATGGAAGGTTATAAAGTGATGATTATTGTCAATCAATCTTGAACTACTTTTAAGAACATGAATTGTGTTTGAGAACTTTTTCTCTTTCATAAAAGTGGGAAGATTCCATAATGTATTCGGCAGGAGTTGATTGTCTTGTATTGAGAATACAAAAAAAGGTTCCATATTTGTGAGCCACACTGTATGTTGGTGGTGGTGGAACATGTCCAAATAGCACATCTGATTTTGATAGTGTTTGTTGTCTATTctgattttgttttgtttcttatGTACACTTCTGTATAATAGAATGCGGAATTAAGCTATTATTTGATTCATGTAGTTGATCCTACTTTATGAAAAAAATGGTATCGTCGTATAATTTTGCCTGTAAATTTAATTGTTTTAACTTATATCAAGCTAAGTAAACCCCATGGGTTTATTTCACTCCAAGACAACCATTTGTATCAATTAAGTGTACATGCTGggaggtttttctttttttttggtccGGACCCTAACACACATACACACGCCTCTTTACAACACAACACACTCACgcacatgtattttatactagtgactGATTTTGGTGGTTTATTTTGATATACACCTAGCATCATTGTTTTATTAATTACTATTTGATACTTTCTTTAGGTATATTAATAAGACTACTACTAGTAACTACATGGGTGTAAGCTGATGATTCATCATTATGGGATATTTGAATTTCACTTTGGACATAAAGTATTTCATGACTAGTCGTTTGAACCACAATGACCTTTATGTTAAGACTTTAACCATTTAAATGAAAGCATAGCAAAGAAACAAAAGCCATATAGATGGCAAATTATGAAGATCCAATATATCAGACACTCCTAAATTATTTAGGATTATTATATTTTAAGACAAATGACAAGGTAGAAGTTAGAACTGCATTCTGTGTCATAGTTTAATGTCATTTTGCTATATGTTGCTGCCTAGCATGGTAGGCattccattttttattttattttttatttgcaaCCCACATCTCAACTTCAATACAAGAAATCTAACTGATTTTAGTTTGAGTAAATATGATTATTTCTTTTAACACAATTTATGTCCATTAGAATAGAAACAAATTTGTCTATTATTTGACCCACCAATACTAATGATAGAATTTCACTTAAAAATTAAGTTTCTTATTCtgaatttttcctttttattcaaaagaaaaaacttttgttaaataaataaatgcatATCAACAAAAgttagttaaaataataaatatttaacaaCAACCATAAAGTCTTAAGAAAGGAAAAAAGGATAAATTTTATCCATAACATAACTATTCCCTATTAAAAAGAAATTGCCTCTATCAAAAGAATATATGATTATATGTGATTTACAGCAAATATAAGAGTCAAtagtaataaataattattaaaatgtaTTCAAGAAATGAAATGGTATCTTGGTCCATAAGTTTAATATGGTTTCTTTATTTCCTTAGGACTAAGGTAAACAAAAAAGTTTACGTAATAATCACATCAAAAAGTGTACTTAGTCAATTCAATAATTTCAATCACAGTTAGAAAAGTTTCAAAGTAGACACATAAACACAACATCATGCATATGAATAGGGCTCTTTGTTTGAACGATGTTGCTTACCATATATCCTAAAATACATCACCCTTCTTCTCCATATAAATAACTCATCATGGATTCAATCATTTCTCATCCCACAATTTTCTGTGTCACCTCTATCTCATCTTCTGTCTCTTTCTTGTCACCTAAGAAAGCTAAGTAGGCAAGCAATGGCATCCACCAGAACTACCACACTAGTGTTGTTCATTATCTGTTTGATCTTTATACAAGAGGTGAACTAATtaagtttcaattttaattttgatttttaactTACACATTATGTTATTCATTACATGAATTGATTTTCATCTTGTGATTAGTTGGAGATCCATGGGTTGGAGGAGATCCAGGGTGGAAATCAGGACATGACAGCAGCCCACCATCATATAGGTAAGTAATTAAGCAAAACTTGTGCGATGAATGCATGGCTATGTATGAAAAGTTATTAAGAgtgaattaatgactaattagtaATATGATTGGTGCAGATTGTGGTGGAAAGTGCGGGTACAGATGTAGTAAGGCAGGTAGGCCAAAAATGTGCATGAGGGCATGCAAGACGTGCTGCCAGAGGTGTAATTGCGTGCCACCTGGCACCGCCGGCAACCAAAACGCCTGTGCTTGTTACGCCTCTCTCACCACCCATGGAGGAAAATTGAAGTGCCCTTGAATGCGAATCATCATTCATGAGTTCAATATTCTTCTATGTGCAAGCATGCAGTTATCAAGACAATAATATAATGCAAAGTTTACCGGAGGGAAAaacaaataagactagttaagcACATAGCTCGTCGATTACTCTAAAGATCTGATGAAAAATTAAGGGGGTTAATCGTCTTAATCATGACAGGGCAAGTAAATGTATGAGAATGTGGTGAGAAGTTGAGGAGGACATTGGTCCTAAGTTACAGTTTTATTTTATGTCGATTGATCAGCATAATGTTATTGTATTTATCATAAATACAAATACCCTAGACTTGtgatttttatcttatttttaattacTGTTATACACTTATTAAATGCTCAACCCCAAAATAACCAGACCATTccattcttttctgtttcttttcatTACTCATCACTTTTTTTCATCAAAACGGGAGAATTAGCCAAGAATACCAAAACAAATCTTTTCCAACCACTgagaataagtgcttcctctctTTTCAGTCAAGGCAGCGTTTGACCGTTTGTTTTGAGGGATTGAGATAGagattaaaagaataaaatatcgtattatatttgttggtttagaaattgatattaaaattttagtatttattCTCAAAATTTAAGTATTTCAATATCTTTAAAAAGTGAAAACACAGAAgactgaaatttttgaaaataatgactgaaattttaataatattttatacttaaaatactttcacttcaattaattaattttaactttgcaaattaaattagaatttcattcttattttgaaggttgtagaaggcttagataagggggttgaatctatgacatttttttactttaatgaaataacccttttaaaacaaactttcagtTTGAATCTGTTTAAACTCAATagcgaaaaatttatgagacaatttcattttgtctcatgaatatcagaaaacagaacagagaaTGGAAGAGAGAAgttgacaccatcatgtatcttAGTTCAGTTGTTTTGTGCAAtgtaacctacatccagtcttcaccacaacagtggtgaaaTTTCTattatagttaaagtattacatacaccaattccacaggattgacacaatcctttcactcttaagttctaacctaacttgacttggttatgctaatacctaactcttcactcttagtgcttacccaactaagaaaggagtacctcactggtacaagatacaagacacaaaaccaacctaaagaaatctgaaatcactttaagcttttcactcaagtgtatcactcagcctttttcactCTTTGACTTTTTCTTAAGCTCTCTCTTTTAGCCTTTTACCACTcaagaaattatagaaagatatacattaaaatgaaattacaatctgtaaaacatgaaggagattaatACTttaacagcctctttgctatgtgatgaaCCAAATTTGCTTGCCTCTGATTTAGTTCCTCATTCTGGTGGGATGCTCCTTTGATTAGGAAACACTGTCCAAGTTGATAAACTTCTTCAGAGAGCTTTTCTCAGAACATAAACCTCAAACGCTGGTTCTCTCTCCTTGCTTTCAGAAGCATGAATAATTTTCTTTCGTATCTCCTTGCATATTGTTGAGATGCTCTCTTCCAAGTTAACTCTTCGAGTTATGTACTACCAACTTACCATATCATTTTTTTTCAGTTAATCCCCAAATTAGAATTTTGAATctgattttctcttatttaacCGAAAGCTtcaaggaagcaaagaagaaaagTTTTCAATGGCAATCCCACATCTAAACCCTTGAAatactacttggtccccaagaaacGATCTTGGCTTTTGATTCACAGCAGTGTATCTCAGAAATCACTCTTTCCATATATCTTAAAATGAAGTCGCAGAGAGTTGGAGAAGGAGGGATGAAAGTAAGATGCATGTAAAAGGAAATGAATCACCTTTAGCCTCTAACTTAGCTTGATGTGGtttgatttgggtgattagacctcaacctttttgcttaacctttctctttctttcttcttcgatGATTGACTTAGAAACGAAGCACTCTCTCCTCTGAGTTCTGTCCGAATTGAAAAAGGAACGTTGCTTTGGAAGCAAGCACTTGGAGAGATTAGCTTGAGAGAATCACATTGGGTTTAGGTTGGCTTTGATCAAATTGACCCTGTTGAATTTCTTGCTTTGTTTTCTTTGGGCTTCCTTTGTTTAGACAGCCCACCAACATATTCATTTTGTTCCATAATGGGCTGCTGCAATAGTAAATTTTTGGCCTGCATCACTTAAACAATATGATCAAAACTAATTGGGTAattaacccaataaaattaatgtttgtcatcatcaattatgttagttaatttcttaactcaacatggTGCAATGTGGCACACCTTTGTTGTGGCCTCCTTGGGATTTCCTAGGTTTCGGCCCAGCGTTTGCACGCTTAGACACGCCACTACATGCCCATAAAGAGTGACAATACCGACGTGTGATGGCATTTTGCAGTATGACACACCTTCGATGGGGGCTTTAGAGTGCTCTCCTGGAAAATGGCCCAGCGTGCACATGTAACACCCAAATTAGCCTAAACGTTACCTTGCGTCGTTAATCAGAGATtatgacagttctaagctcatacataatatatatatatatatatagagaaagaatagtataatctaaaagtccgatgaaggatatagctcaaattttggatttgaaAAGCACAAAACGTACTAATGAGGCTACtagcttaaggcacaagaaacagataagatataataaaagataagtatataatatcataggaaactagccacgGCTCCCGTCTTTCCATATCTCAAAATGAAGTAGCAGAGAGTTGGAGAATGAGAGAAGAAAGTAAAATGCCTGTAAAAGGAAATGAATCACCTTTAGTCTTTGACTTAACTTGATGTGGtttgatttgggtgattagacCTTAATCTTTTTTGCTTaacccttctctttctttcttctttggtgaATAGTTGAAGAATgaaactttctctctcttttttctaagTTCTGACCAAAGTAAAAaagtgaacgttgcttttggAGGAAGTTGTTTGGAGGGATTGACATGAGGGATCAATTTCGGCTTGGATTGGCTTTGTCCATTCAACCCATTTGATTTCTTTGTTCTAAATTAATTTAGACTTGTTTGTAAGTGTTGCACACTGTGAGActtttgatttttatttcaatttctttGGGTTGCTACAAGTGtgaattttggcc from Arachis ipaensis cultivar K30076 chromosome B09, Araip1.1, whole genome shotgun sequence includes these protein-coding regions:
- the LOC107619032 gene encoding uncharacterized protein LOC107619032 isoform X1, which encodes MQLFSLLFSSPQNSVFHFNGDWGFEPQRKCVDTNMDTFNFASFALSGPSGMLGKQLNSPLLTTDSATLFCHYKADLSAASSSIPSFPKATWASNVSMKHRILHSTAQIENIITSDEDQSMWEASRQALSAFNFSDEEKDKILGKAFGLVHSPYWGEERKTEVPKYETVNAVLDYLRSLNLSEDDMFKLLKKFPEVLGCKLEEELKANIKILDEQWGIKGKSLRNLLLRNPKVLGYNVDCKGDCMAQCTRCWVRF
- the LOC107619032 gene encoding uncharacterized protein LOC107619032 isoform X2 translates to MLGKQLNSPLLTTDSATLFCHYKADLSAASSSIPSFPKATWASNVSMKHRILHSTAQIENIITSDEDQSMWEASRQALSAFNFSDEEKDKILGKAFGLVHSPYWGEERKTEVPKYETVNAVLDYLRSLNLSEDDMFKLLKKFPEVLGCKLEEELKANIKILDEQWGIKGKSLRNLLLRNPKVLGYNVDCKGDCMAQCTRCWVRF